A region of the Larus michahellis chromosome 4, bLarMic1.1, whole genome shotgun sequence genome:
CACCCACTGAGGACCCTGCCGTGCCCCCGGGACCTGCGCAGTCCCCAGCACACCCAGGGCCATGGGGTCCCCTGGGAAGCTCTGTCCTCCCCTCCCAACCGTCCCTCCTTCTCCCAGCGGCCGAGGGGCTCTTCGCTCACCGTGACGCCCACGTTAATGGGCTCCTTCCCCGCCACCAGCTGGCAGATGGCTTCGTACGCCTCCTCTTTGCTCTTGTCCTTAAATCTCTTGGGGGCCAGTTCCTCCAGCGCCTTCTTGAACTCCTCATAGTTGATGACCCGAGCTGTCTTCCCTCTGCAAGCACAAAATCTGGGCTGCTGCAAGCACATCCTCAGGTTGCACCTCCAAGCAGGACGGATGGGCAGCATCAGGGAGACGCCGGCTTCGTCCTCCACCAGCCTCGGGCCCCTCGCCCACCTCCGAAATGCAGCTACGGCCAGGGGGATGCCGGCAGAATGGGTCAGCTGGGCACAGCTGGTGCTGAGCTCCGGGAGCTTTTCAGCCACATGATGTTAAAAGTCCTCGATGCTAAAAACCTCTACCCCTGCATGGAAGTGCCCTGGGACTTGGGCGCTGGAGGAGACACGCAGCCattcccactgctcccagcctgcctGGGGATGCCCAGCACTCCATCCCGTGGCAGGCACCCGTCTTTCTCTGGTCAAATTCAGAAGGACGTGCACAGAGCATCACTCTCATGAGCGCCTGGTCCTCATCTCCCAGGCAGCACAGCGACCCACCCTCCGACACGCCAAAAGCCTCCTGGTGCTCAGaccctcctggcccccccccagggcacaAGGCGATGCCGGGACAGAGGGCGCAGAGGGAGCAGGCTCCCCACCCATCCTTGCTCCTGCACCCTGATGAGGAGCAAGCGGGTGTCAGCCTGTCTTTGGGGACACCGAAAGCAGCCCCAGGTGACCTTTGAGGAGCAAAGACCAGAGTCCTTGCCATGCTCAGGTGTGGGCTGGCCAGGCCTAGGGATGGGCTGGGCCACGTCACACAGGACACCCCCGAGcaccctcctctgctccctgtggCACCTTCTTGCTAGATGGGAGCCTGCCAGAACCAGCCAGGCCCACCTCGACGCCTGGGAGCTGGGACACGGCCTCTGCACCAAAATCagaccctcccacccccccaaattTAGAGTAATTTGTTATCAGGTCTTGCAAAAgcagccacaaaaaaaatccctgaaggCAGGATGCCGCAGGGCAGCACCCGCTGCTCCATGATGAATGGCCTGGGTGTGCAGTCGGGCTACCACACCTCCCCGGGGACCGCCGTACCCAGGCCACCGCCACCCTGCCCACACCGCAGGGGCATCCCCAACCTCTGAACAGCTGTGGAGGCCCCCCCAAAAAGCCGAGTCACTTACTTCACCTTGGAGAAGACAATGTCCACATCGGTGCTGGTGACGCTTTTGCCGTCAGTGACCTTGCAGTCTTTGCACAGCTTGGCCCAGTTCTTCCCATTCATTTCTTGCCCCGTCGCCTTGGTGTCGCCGTAGATGGCGAATTTGCGGAAGCTCTCTTCTAGGGACGCCATCTCAGCGCTcccagccatggggctgcgggatagGGGGACAGTGGGGCCCGTTGCTGCCCAGGCTCTGGCTGGCAGCACCGGCAGAGCCCAGCCGCTCTGCTCTCAGGTCCCgcgagggcaggaggagggctggtgagggcaggggggctgcggcAGGAGCGGGGCGTTGGCAGAGCCCCGCACGCGTTGGGTGAGGGCTGGCGGCACTCTCGGACAAGCCCCGAGGCCAACAACCAAGAGGTGTCTCGGGGGATGGAGGCTCCGGATGGAGAGCTGTCAGCAGCGAGGCTGCCGGCTCCGGGGGCTGGCAAGGAGTGAGCGCATCGGCCCCCGTCTCCGCGGGAGCACTCTCCGGGAATGACGCAATGCGGCCGCCTTCCTCCTGCTCGCTGATGATGAGAAACGGCACCGCTGCCTGCCTCCGGCCCCACCTCTCCCCTGCCCGCCGGCTCTGCCAGCGCCCGGCGTCCCCCCTGCGTGGAGCTGGGCCAAACACGGTGGTGCCCGGCCGCCAGCGGATGCCAAGTGGTGGAGAGGCCTCTGCACTCCCTGTGGCCGCTGCCAcgtcccagctccctgcctgccgtCGCCCGGCCAGCCTCGCCCTGCCGCCTCAGCATCCCTCACCACGCGCTGAGCGCCCGCAGCATCTCAGCCAGGACAGGGCCCAGCGGTACCCGGGTGCGGTCCCCGGCACCCCGGGGTGCACAGCAGGAACCTCGCCCGGTGTTCAGGCCGgtgggggtgggcgggggggtcAGGATATGTCCCCCCCGGCACCTTGGCGACAGTCGGAGAGCGGGCACGGAGGAGCAGCGGGCTGGGATGCTGCGCCGCCGGCCCTCGCGTCGCCTGGCAACCGTCGCTAGGAAGGAGCGGCGTTGCCTGGCGACCGTTGCTAAGGAGGAGCGGCGGGCGGGGAAGCCGCTGGTCCCCGCCGGTCCCCGCCCGTCCCCGGGCTCCTCCGGGGCGCCCCCGGAACACCCCGCACGGAGCCCGCCCGGGGGACGCCGCCGGTGGctggggggtgccggggcagcGGCAGCCCCTCGGTGTCcgtccgttcccccccccgccactcccCGCCCTCTTGCACCGGCCCTGGGACGggcggcggccggagccgggggtCGGGGGTCCGGGGggtcccgctgccgccgcgccccgggccgggggggggggcgggggggtcccggctcgGCCGCGGCCGCGCTCGGGTCGGTCACTCACCTCCCGGCGCCGCGctctgaggcgggggggggcggccgccgccgcctgtTTAAGGCGCCGCCATGGCGACGGGAGGGGCCGCCGGCCGCGCCCGCACGGGGCTCcgggccgccccctcccgccccccccacccctccccgggccgCCCCACGGCCGGCGAGCGGCCGGGGCGCCGAGACGGAGCCCGGGCAGCCGGCATGGATGGCTCCGGGACGCCCTCTGCCACCCCAGGAAGCCCCTCCATCACCCCAGGAATCCCCACCATCACCCCAGGAAGCCCCGCCATCACCCCCAAAGCCACTCCCCCATCCCACGAAGCCCCTCCATCACCCCATGAGACCGTACTGGCAACCCACAAGGCCCCACCATCAACCCACAAGGTTTTTCCTCCACACCAGGAAGCCCCTCCATCACACCAGGAAGCTCCTCCACCACCCCACGAAGCCCCTCCATCACCCCACGAAGACCCCACCACCAGCCCACGAGGCCGTGCCAGCACCCCCCAGggtccctccatctccccccagGGTCCCTCCGTCACCCCAGGAAGCCCCTCCACCACCTCAGGAAGCTCCTCCATGAGCCCACGGGGCCCTACCAGCAACACACAAGGTCCCTCCAACACCCCACGAGGCCCCACCATCACCCTACAAGGTCTTTCCTCCACCCCACAAGGCTCCTCCATCACCCCATGAGGTTCTTCCACCACCCTGCCACCGCCAGCCCCGctgtgctctgccctgcagccctgtcccctgccccacgtGGCCAGCATAACCCTCGACAGAGGAACCGTCCCTTCTTGGTGGGGGACACCATGGACCAAAGATCACTGCCCAGGCTGTGGGGATGAACGGTGACCGTCCTGGCGTAATGGGCACCACGGCGAGTGCCGGTCCCCTCTGCACAGCTCGGTGGGACACCCTGGAAGCTGCCTATCGTGGCAGCTGCCTTCCCTCACCCAGAGCCCGACCACACGTGGGGCTCTCGGTGGGTGCTGCGGGCTGAAGCAATGCCCAAATATTGTGGTTGCCATGGAGTCCCGACGCAACCCACATCACTTACTCATGGCCCCACCTTGGCTGTTTGCCCAGCGCCTGCTCCAGCCTCGGCGCTCCCCTGGCACTCCCTGTCCTCCTGCCCGGCCAGCCCCAGCATCACCAGTTCTTCACACCGAGGGGACGCAGCCTGTGGTTCGCTGCTGCCACGCGGGGTCCTGCAGGTAAATCATCAGCTTGGGGAAGCGGGCAGAAGCTCAAACAACACCTTTGGCACCCTGCGGTCTCTGTCTGTCCTGGTTCCTGTGCAGGGCAAGGACAAACACAGGTGTCCCCGTGGCCGAGCTGCCCCAGGGGAAACCGGCCTGCTCTTGCACCCAGAGCCCTTTGCTTTGGGGTATGGCCCCCGTGACAATCTCACCTTCTCGGCTGAGGGGCACATGTCCTCTGCTGGGATCTTGCTGCCAACTCttgactggacaaagccctgagcagcccgcTCATACCGATCCTGGCTTGGAGCAGGGTCCGTGGACTTCCAGAGGTGACCACCAGCCAACTCTGCGAGTCCGTGATTTGGGATCCCCACCTTTACCTCCCGCCTCGGAGGTGAGTGCCAGGGCTGGTGTCAGAGGACATGCCACAGCACCTGGCCACTTTGGGTGGCCCCAGATGGTCACAGCCACATGAAGGACTCCACTTTTTTGTGTCCCCCAACCAGCCTTGTGACCCCTCCattggcaggagctgctgtttcCCAGCCCAGCCAGAGGCAGGGTGGCAACCCATGGCTGCCTGGTGGCAAGGACATCCCGAAGGGGACAGTCAAGGGTAGGCAGGACAGGTGTGGAGGCTCATCTAGTAGGGCTGGGCCAGCCTGATGCCAGAGTCTGGGCAGACCTCACCAATGAGCGTTTCTCCTCCATCTGGCTTGTCCTGGTAGAGCTCAGCCACGGCCAGAGAGCCTGGGCGCTGCACGGAGGAGGTGGCACCAGGAGGACTCAGCTTCCAGCTCTTCATAGGATATAAAAGCAGGTTCCAAAGTAGGTTACAGTGGGAATTTAAACCAGCCTCCACACAGGCCGGGGACAAGAAGGCTGTTGTCCCACCTCACAGAAAGCGGAGAAGATCCGTTCGCCTGCTCTCTGCTTGAAGGAGAGGGCAATCATTGGGGCTGCCATATCGAGGAGGGCGGTGAAGCCTTGCTGAAGGTAGAGCCTCATCCCTAGCttgccctgcagctccccaccGAAGCAGGTGTCTTTGGCTCTGCTTCCAGCCAACAGCTCCGAGAGGAGCCCGGGTAACGCCGGCTGGAGCATCCAGCCGGCAGCAGCTCCGGCAGGGCTTGGCAGCACAAGAGAGAGCCCAGATTCActgagctggcagcaggcaggagctggagctgggcacGTCGGCAGCTCTTCTGCCGGAGCTCCAGCCCAtccagggagctgcagagcccAAAGAGCCAAGAAGCGGCAcagggggagcggcgggcgggcgagcggcgggCACCGAGCCAGGGCTGGCCAGTTGCCCCACAGGGTCAGGTTGAGCAGGTCAGGTTTCGGTTCCTAAGGGCTGGGGTTTGTTGTGCATTTGTTGTCACCATGACAGCCCTGTTGGGATGGAGCACCGTCCTTGGCCGGCTCCTGCTGTTCCTCATGCAGCCCGGAAAAGGAAGCCCGGGAGGAGGCCGTGACTTGGTCTGGAGCCCATGGCTCGGGCAGGAGCTGAGGCTGAGGTTGCACAGGTCCTGTGATGTGGTGGAGGAGCGTGGACACTGCTTAGTGCTCAGCTCCCCCCGGGGACCTTTCCCTTCTTGTGATTTCCAATAAAGGTCAGGATGTTCCCAGGCTGTCTCCTGCCCCAGGGAACTCAACGAGCTGCGTAACTCCAGCGCTTACCCGGGATACACGAAGGCTCACAGCTCAGTGTCACCACGGCATGGCTTTGGATGCCGGGCTTGTCCCTTCTAGGACCACGCCAGTCCTAGAGTGCTGTGACTGCTCCGGGGTGCAGCTCAGAGCTTGCACAAAAGCACGAGCCCAACCCCGGAGCACCCTCCTTGCTCACCTTCCGTCCTCTTTACCTCTTGcctcccccagggctgggcagcgcaGGCTCCCCGGAGTCATCTTGTTTCAGGAACGAGTTCGCTGGCTCAGCCGCATCTGGGGTGGGATGAGGTTATGAGGGAAGGCTGCTTCTCTAGCTCGAGTTGCTACAAAACAGAGGGAAGTGTTTCGGAGGTTGCGCAATATGTATACGGTCACCCCAGCAACAGCGCATCCACAAGGGCATTAACAGGGCTTAGCGGCGGCTGACGAGCAGCGTGCGAGGGAGATCGGCCGCTTGAGCTGAGGTGCTGGGTGCGATGCAGGGcgcagggcagagaggagggggaaaatgcCCTCTCCTCTGGCAGGAGCTTCCCTCTCCCCCCCTGCAATTCCGGGCAGCCCCTTGAGATGCTCTCAGGACGCATTCGAAAGCAGAGCCCAGGAACAGACTCACCAAAAAATCTTTTCCCAAAGGAGGGTCCCCTCGACTTCGAAGAGAAAATTAAGGAACTTGAGTCACGCCCAAAGATGAAAGCATAAGCAGGGCGCACGGCCCACGCCACGGCTGAGACAGGAACGCGCTGCGAGGCCTGGCACAGCCGCTGGCGAGTGGCCAGGGACCGGGATTTATGGTTTCAGAGGACTTCGTAAAGCTGTCACCATCCTGTGGATGCACTGCTTGTTCCTGATAAAAACCCGCAGCGGCTCGTGGTGGGAACGGCCAGTCCAGGGCGCTGCCTCCTGCCGGTGGGAGAGTTCATGCCTTggtaaaaaaacctttttatttagtgctggagaaggtgcttGGGGACGGTGGACCTCAATGTTTCTGCAGCGATGGGGAGCTGAAGGCATCAGGAGTTCTCCTGTCACCTTACTGATGGTCTCTGAGGTCTTACTGACCTCTCTGGTGGTCTCGGGCTGTAGCTCGCGATCACTGCCATCCTCTGCTGTGGTGGCCAGGACCACTCTGCCCACACGCTGGCCTCCGCAGCGGTACTCTAATGGGACTCCTCGGCTCCTGAACCGGCAGGGTATCAGCATCAGGGTCCCAAAAGGACAGAACTGAGGTGCGGAAGGAGTGAACTTGGGCTGTGCCTGCCCCTGCTGCGACCATCCTGCTCCCTCCCATGGAAAACTTCCACAGCTTTGTGGGGTACCACACGCAGCACCCGAAGGTCCCGAGGGCATGTGTGTACTACAAAGTGGCATCTGCAGAACGTCCTCCTGGCAtgaagcagctcagctgagaccGTCTGCTGCCCTTGTGAAGGTTCATCCTTGCTGGGAACCGATCTGGGGCAGAGAGCAGTTCTCTCAGGAGCTCCATCTCCATCTCACCATTTTCACTCTTGGGTTCCCAATATGCGCCTCCAACGGTCCTCGTTAACGCGGTTGCGGTGAAAACACAAAACCCAGGCAAAATCAAATGCCAAGCCGCACACACGATTCTGCCTGCCACCAGAGAGGTCCAGGAGATCGGAGTCCAATGCCGGCAGGGGTAGGAGCCCGTCCTGCTGGGGCCTGGCTCTTCCCTCAGCATCCAGCTGCCCCAAGGCATGGACACAGCATCGTACGTTTTGCAGCCTGGATTTATTCTGCCTCCTCCAACACTTGAtgtagtggaaaaaaatattccatgtcTCAGCTGAAGACAGCAGAAGGATGTCTTCCCTGCCTCCCAAGTCAGGGTCCCCAGGGCATCCTGGACATCCAGGACATCCAACAAAAGGCACGGGCTCCCGCTCCTTGCAGGGCAGCCTGCAGGGCAGGACAGAACCAGTACAGCCCAGCAGCATATGGGGCTCTGCACTGGTCGTCGGGGACTCTGCAGGCAGAGACCCTTCTCAGATGGGTGTCTGTGTGCGTGTCAGGGGAATCAGGGGCTTAGGAGGACAACAGGCAGGTGAGCACAGCCTGGGAAGGGAAGGACAACTAAACAGTGAACCTGAGGGGGAGCCCCGTGCTCCTGGAGAGGGTCATGTCCCAGCAAACTGTAGGacatctccttccttcccagcttGCGCCCAGAACCTGCCACCTCGGGACACATCAGACCTTTTCTTCCCCCGATACACGATAGACCAGGAAACCCGGTTCCACTCACCCCAAAACTTCCCAGCAGCAAGGCGCACAGCCGGACTGGCCTCCTCCCCATGGAGCTCACCCTGCCGCAGCACAGAAACCAGGCTGGAGTTACACACCTCCTGGAGAAGGTGGTCCACTCACAGCCCCCCCAGAGAAGGCAGTCCCATCGAACATCCACAGAGACCTCCAGAGAGGGGACCACTGTCACCCCCACACGGCTCAACATGCTAAACCCAGCTGCGACATCGGAGATGGAGGAAAAAGCAGGGGAGACCATCAACTGGGCACACAAATGAATGACtgcaaaaaaggaggaaactaTTTAGCAAAGAGCATAGAAAACTTTATTGTGGACAGAGCTACTAAAGAGCTCCATACGTGACTTTGGGACTGGTTCTGCATGGACAACAGGTAAGAAAACACATGAGGTCTGCTCAGGAGCACCTGCTGGAGAGAAATTACCAGTGCCTTCTGGCTGGAGGGACAGCTGGCCTTTGAAAACCCTCAGCCCAGCATTACTGCAGGGTGTAGTGCTCTTGGGTGACAGCAGACATGAGGAGAAACATCTGGGAGGATTTTGTCTAACCGGGCTCCATCAGTGAGCAGATGCTCTGGTCTCTGCAGAGAAGCAgtgccctggctgctgctccaCGGTCTCCCGCACACGCCTGTTGTTTTTCCAAAGGGTCACGCCGCCTTGCTTAC
Encoded here:
- the TPPP3 gene encoding tubulin polymerization-promoting protein family member 3, which encodes MAGSAEMASLEESFRKFAIYGDTKATGQEMNGKNWAKLCKDCKVTDGKSVTSTDVDIVFSKVKGKTARVINYEEFKKALEELAPKRFKDKSKEEAYEAICQLVAGKEPINVGVTKAKTVGAVERLTDTSKYTGSHKERFDESGKGKGKSGRENIVDTSGYVSAYKNAGTYDAKVKK